Proteins from a genomic interval of Acetobacterium woodii DSM 1030:
- a CDS encoding GNAT family N-acetyltransferase — translation MNFILREWQRDDIKDVAAVANNEKIANNLRNAFPNPYTYEDADFYVNSCIHAGDEHQYTRAIVVDEKVVGSIGVFMGNDVYDLTGELGYWLAETHWGLGIMTNAVKQICKEVFDRYDIVRIYAEPFEYNSGSRRVLEKAGFSCEGIMKKGVHKNRKIFNYCMYALLAD, via the coding sequence ATGAATTTTATTCTAAGAGAATGGCAACGCGACGATATTAAAGACGTTGCCGCAGTTGCCAACAATGAGAAAATTGCCAACAACCTCAGAAATGCATTTCCTAATCCTTATACGTATGAGGACGCCGACTTTTATGTCAACAGTTGTATCCATGCTGGTGACGAACACCAATATACCCGTGCGATTGTCGTTGATGAGAAAGTTGTTGGCAGCATTGGCGTTTTTATGGGTAATGATGTTTATGATCTAACCGGAGAACTCGGTTATTGGTTGGCTGAAACACACTGGGGACTGGGTATTATGACCAATGCGGTCAAGCAGATTTGCAAAGAAGTTTTTGACCGCTATGATATCGTGCGCATCTATGCCGAACCATTTGAATACAATAGCGGTTCTCGACGGGTTTTAGAAAAAGCCGGTTTTAGCTGCGAAGGGATCATGAAAAAGGGCGTTCATAAAAACAGAAAAATTTTCAACTATTGTATGTATGCCTTACTTGCCGATTAA